The Opitutus sp. ER46 sequence GTCGTATCCGAGCCGGTTCTTCGGCGTGGATGTGCTGGCGCCGGATCATCCGGAAGGCCGCGCCCTGATGGGCACGTATCAGAAGCTTGGCCTGTACCGCGGCGACAAGCTGGCGGTGATCGAGCCGGTGCGGCGGAGCGCGAGTTACTCGTACGACCGGACGACGCATGCGCAGCTGCCGATCGACCCCGATCCCGAACTCATGGCCGACGCGGTCGCCTACTATCAGACGGCAAGCTGGCTCTTCGCCCATCGCGTGCAGCGGGCTCTGGAGTCGAAGGGCGCGGGGCGCTGAGCCTCCCCGGGTCTTCCTCTTTCTCTTTATCTTCCTCTTTCTCTCCGACCTCGTCGGCCGGGGGTCGTGGATCGAGTGGTGACCCTCCCGCTGCCGTGTTCGTAGAGCGAGAACTGAGCAATCGAGAGTAAGAGAAAGAGGAAGAGTAAGAGAAAGAGCCGAGTCCCGGAGGGACGAGCGGCTTGCGCTCGCAAGGTGAGGGAGGGTAGCGTGTTGGCGTGCCCATGACACCCCCGCGGCAAAGCATCCTGGTGGTCGACGATACGCCGGCGAACCTGCAACTGCTCGATGGCATGTTGAAGGAATGTGGGTACCGCGTGCGACCGGTGACCAATGGAGCGCATGCCTTGCGGGCGGTGCGCACCGAGCCGCCGGATCTGGTGTTGCTGGACGTCACGATGCCCGAAATGAACGGCTACGACGTCTGCCGGCAGCTCAAGGCCGATCCCGCGACGGCGGACATTCCGGTCCTGTTCATCAGCGCGTTGTCGGAGACCGAGGACAAGCTGCGGGCCTTTGAGGCGGGCGGCGTGGACTACGTGAGCAAGCCTTTCCAATTCGCCGAAGTGGCGGCCCGCGTGAAGACGCACCTCCAGCTGCGCCGCCAGCAGCGCGAACTGCAGGAGAGCCTGCTGCGGGAGCGCAATCTCGAGCGGCTGCGCGACCAGCTGACGCACCTGATCGTGCACGACATGCGTTCCCCGTTGCTGGCGCTGAAACTCACGATGGACGTGCTGCAGCCGTCGGCGCCGCCCGAAGATGCCGAATTGGTCGCGGGGGCGAAGGCCGAGATCGAGGGGTTGGTGGAGATGGTGGCGCAGTTGCTCGACGTCGCGAAAATGGAGTCGGGAACCCTCCAGCCGCTGCTGACGCCCGTGAACCTGCCCGAACTGGCGCAGTCCGTCCTGGCCGGGCTGAAGCCGTTGGTGCGCGAGACCGAAGTGCGTTTTGAGGCGCCGGCGACGCTGACGGTCCAGGCTGACCGCGAGCTGATCCGCCGTGTGCTGCTGAACCTGATGACGAACGCGCTGAAACTCGCGCGCCGCGGGCATGTCGCCATTCGGCTGATACCGACGGAGGGCGGCGCGCGCATCGAGGTGCAGGACGATGGTCCCGGAATCGCGCCGGAGCTCCACACGGTCATCTTCGAGAAGTTCGGCCAGGTGGAGCGCGAGCATGCCAAATACGGCACGGCCCTTGGCCTCGCGTTCGCGAAGATGGCGGTCGAGGCGCATTACGGCACGATTGGGGTCACGAGTGCCGAGGGGCAGGGCAGCACGTTCTGGTTCACGCTGCCTGCCAACGCCGCGCCGGCACAATGAGCGCCTACGGCGTCTCGTAGGGCCCGACGTCGGGCGCCGCCCCGCGGTAGGGAATTGGCGGGAGCGAGTAGCCGCGGTCAGCGATGGCTTCGGTGCGCGCGCCGGCATCGATCAACCGGCTGCTCGGACGCAGCCGGCCGAAGCGGTCGGGAAGAGAACCATCGGCGTGCCGCGGCGCGGCGGCGTCGGCTCGATCGAGCGAGACGAAGTCCGCCGGCGTGGCGGTGATGGCGCCCTGCCAGGTGTTCGCTTCCGCGAGATGTGGAATCTTGATCGCACTCTCGGCGGTGCCGCGGCCGAGCAGGACGTTGTTGCGGAAGACGAAACGGCGGCCGGGGTTCGGCTGGTTCCAGAAGTTGATGTTCCGCCGGTTGTCGAAGCTCAGGCAGTTTTCCACGTACATGCCGTCCTGGTGATTGTTCTGGTCGATGCCGGTGGCGCGATTGCCGAAGCTGATGCCGTTGCGCAGCACGTTCGTGCCGCGGGAAAGTGCGGAGCATTTGCCGCCGCCGGTGCTGTGATTGCCGCCCAGCTTGAAGCCGTTGCCGTCGCCGCGGAACAGCGTCTCGGTCAGCGGCTTGCCGGTCCGGGCCTGATAGACCTCGGCGTGATCGCTCCAGACACCGTTGCTCCAGGTCCAGCAGTTCTCGATCACCACGCCGTAGCCCGACTCAAAGCAGTCCCAGCCGTCGTCGGAGTTGCTCCAGCTGCGGCAGCCGAAGAACGAGTTGCCCTGGCCGGAGCTGAGGCTGCAGCCAAAGCCGTCGGCATCGGTTCCCGGGTATTGCGCGCCGCCCGGCCTGGTCTTGTACCAGTCGAAATTGTGGTGCGCGTCGCAGTTGACGAAGCGGTTGAACGCGGCGCGTTCGCCGGCCGCGTTGCCTGTCTCGCCGTGCTCGAGCGTCACGCTGAACCCGGAGCCGCCGTTGTGGTGCGAGACGCAACGCTCGAACTGATTGTGGCTGCCCTGGATGAAGACACCCTGGTTGTACGCGCCCGTGATCTCGAGGCCGCGGAGCACGTAGTAGTTGCCGGTGATCGTGATCGCGCGGGCGGAGCCGCTCGGGGCCAGGGCGCTGCCGTCGATGATCGGGTGCTCGCCCGGCGCGGCTTCGAGCGTGAGGGGAGCGCCAGGCTGGCCGCTGGAGGCGAGGACAAGTGTCTGGGTCAGGGCATAGCGGCCGCCGTGTAGGATCACGGTGTCGCCCGGCCGCAGCTGGCCCGCAGCCTTGGCGAGTGTGGTCGGGGCGTTGGCCAACGTGCCGGGCTGGGAGACGGCACCGTCAGGGGCGGCGTGGAACGTCGTGCCGGAGGCGGGGGGCACCGCCAGGCAGAGAAGGAGGGGGAGGAGGGGTTTCACGCGTAGCAGCGAATACATCTCCAGGGTGGGAAGGCGAGCGACGGCGAATCGGTGCCGGGTGAGCTGGAGTGGGGCGGCACAAAGCAGGACGAGCGCGCCGTTGTCATTTAGCCGGGCGCCCGGTGTGCCGATGATGCCGATGTGGTCCGATCCCGTTTCAACGTGGGTTCATTGTTTGCCGGCACGTGGCAGGTCGCCGCGCGCGGGACGCGCTTTGCCACGTCCGCTTGCGCGGCTTGGGTGAACCCCACGGTGCATGCCTGGACCGAGGCCAGGTCGCGGCAGGCGAAGGGGCGGAAAGTAGTCTCTCAGCGCGCGAGTTCGCGGGCGGGGGCGTAGGCAGGATCGATCGCCAGCGCGCGGCGTGCGGCGGCGCGGGCGGCCTCCGGTTGGCCCTGGCCCCAGAGAATCGTGGCGCGGGCGTACGGGTAATCTGCGACATCGGGTGCGGCGTGCTCGGCCCGCTCGAGCGCGGTGATGCCCTCGGCCGCGCGGCCAGTCTGCGCGAGGAGCAGCCCGAGATTGTACCACGCGCGATGGAGCATGGCGTCGCGGCGCACGGCTTCGCGCAGCGCCAGCTCAGCGTCAGGCAGGCGGTTGGAGGCGGCGAAGGTGAGCGCGGCCTCGAAGGCGAGATGGGCGTTGGACGGCGCGAGTTGCGCGGCGCGCCAGAATTCGGCGGCGGCGCCGGCGGCATCGCCCTGCTCGTTGAGGAAGAGCGCGAGCGTTTCACGGATGCCGGGTGAGTTCGGGTCCCACGCGATGGCCTGGCGGAAGCACGCCTCGGCGGCGGCGGTCTCGCCCCGCGCGGCGCGGGCTTGGCCCAGCTGGACCTGACCGAGCGGTTGGTCGGCGTTGAAACGCAGGTAGGCATCGAGGTCGGCGCGCGCGGGTGCGTCGGCGGGCAGGTCGCGGGCGAGGGCCCAGGCGGCTTCGAGCCTCACGAGTCGGCTCGTATCCTGCAGTGCGGCGCGGACGGATTCGGGCGCGGCGTTGGCGGCGGCCAGCAGGCGGACGGCCTCGGCGCGGACGAGCGGGTGCGGGTCGGCGCGGGCGGCTTGGGCGGCCTGCGTGACTGCCGGATCCGCCGCCCACGGGAGAGTGAGTTGGAGGAGGGTGGCCTTCCACGCGGGGACGTCCTCGCCGGCGATCAGCGCGAGGAGCCGGGCGGGGGCCTCGGGCGCGCCGCGCTGGGCGGCGGCGACGGCGCGGGCGCGGGCGCGTTGGCGGGAGTCAAGCTTGGCGCCGTACCACTGGGCGTTCGCCGCGATCTGCCAATCAATGCCGCGGTCGGCGTGGCAGCGATCGCAGGCGTTGGGGATGCCGAGTTCCTTCGTGAGTAGCGGGTCGGGCTTGAGAAACCCGTGGTCGTGGCGCGGGTCGCGCTGCATGTAGGTGGTCGTCGGCATGTGGCAGGCGACGCACTGGTTGCCGGTGCTGTCTGGCTTGTGGTGCGAGTGCGCCAACGGGTCGATGATGGGCGCGTTGCGCGGGTTGGGCTGGCCGTGGCATTGCTGGCACAGGGCGTTGGTCGCGGCCGGCAGGCGGGTCTTGCCGCTGTGCGGGTCGTGACAATCGAGGCATGTGACGCGGGCCTTGCCGCCCATCCGGCTCGTGAGGAGGGACGTCCAGTTGAAGTCCTCGTCGCGGACCTGGCCGTCGGGGTAGAACGTGGCGGCGTCGACCGGCAGCGTGACGCGGAAGTGGTCGAAGTAGGCCAGACCGGGGCGCGGTTCGCCGACGAGGACCTCGTTGCGGGCGTGGCACGGGGCGCAGGTTTCGGTGGCGCGTGCGCGGTCGGTCGCCTGCCGCCAGAGCGCGGGCGGCGTGCGGTAACCGGGCGTCGCGTGGTCGGGCGTGAGCCCGTCGTGACACTGGACGCAGCCGACGCCGTGCTCGAGCCACGTGGAGGCGTAGGCGTCGGTCGCCGGCTCGTAGTTCTTGGCAAAGTCGGTGAGGTGGCACTGGGCGCACATCGAGTTCCAGTTCATGCCGCGGCCGCGCCAGTGGCCCCATTCGCCGGGCTGGCGGCGCTCGTTGCCGAAGACGTTGAACCAGTCTTTGCGCGCCGGATCGTAGGCGATTTCGCTGGCCTGGTAGCGTCCGCGCCCGGTGGGCACGATGTACTGGCGCAGGGGCGTGTGGCCGAGGACGAAGTCGGCCGTGTAGGTGTCGGCAGGCTGGCCGGCGCGCTGCTCGGAGAACGCGGGCTTCCCGGTGTCGAGCCGAAGCTGATACGTGACGTCGTGGAGTGCGAACAGGGCGCGCGGGGTGAATGCCTCGGCATCCTGCGCGACGTCGAACGGGCGGTGCGCTTTCGCGTGATGCGAGTCGGCCCAGGCCCGGTGGATGTCGGCGTGGCACTGCTGACACGACGCGGAGTTGCGGGCGAGTGGCCGCGGCGGCGGGGTGGGGCGGGCGCGCAGCGACCAGAACAGTGCGCCGAGTTGCCAGGCCGCGCCGAGCAGCAGCAACGTGCTGCCCCCGGCGAGTAGCCAGGTGAGCAGGCGTTTGCGGGCGGGCGACGGCGGCATGAACGGAAAGCCAAGAGCAAGCGCAGCGCGCGGGGAGGTCTCAACCTGAAAGCAGAAGCAGCCTGTCGGAAGCAGCCTGTCGGACTTCGTCCGACAGGCTGCTTATCAAAATGGCTGCGCCATTTTGGGAGGTGGGGCAGGAGCGCAATCGAAGGGAAATTTCCCCCGGAAAGGCGCGGCGAATCCGAGGAGCAGTAGGGCCGCAAGGAAGCGCAAAAGGCGCAAAGGACAGACAGGACCCGACGTCAGAACTAAACAGGAGTTCGCCGAGGAAGCAGAGAATGGTCGTTGTTCCGCTCCGCGCCCCGGTGGGCGCTCGGAAACGACAGGCTTCGCGCCCCCCATGGGCGCGGCGAAAGGCACGGTCGTTGCCCCTTTGGGCGCGCACAAACAGTACGGTCCGTGTCCTGATGCCGCATGGTTGCCGCCCTTTCCGTGCAGATTTCTGCCCGGCTCGTGCACGCAGAGTGTTCGTGTCGCGCCCTCTTTCGCCCCGGCGCGCCCTTTTCGCGCCCCAATTCCGCCCCGAGTTCGCTCCCAGGGGCGCCCCGATTCTGCCACGATCCGGCCCTGAATCGCCCCTCCCACCTGCTCACCGCTCGACCCATTCGGTTTTCGCGTCGCGAAAACCGAGGACGTCGAGGGGACGATGGCTGCAATTATAATTAGCTCAATCGCAACGAGTAGCGTGATAATGTCCAGATACTCGGGAATAATGTCCGGATACTCCTGCGATAATGTCCGGATACTTTCGCGTCGTGTCCGGCGCTCTTGTTTTCGCCCGTGGCGAAAACAAAGGCGCGCTGCAGCTGCTCGTCATGGGACGGTTCCTCGACGTGGCGGTGCGCGACATCGTGATCGCGCTGAGCGGCCCGCTCGTGCTGGCGCGGCTGACGTCGCTGGTGTTCGATCGCGGGCACGCAGCGGCGAATCGGCACGACTGAGAATTCGCGTCGCGGATGAAGTCTCGACGCACCGCAGGTGCGAGGGAGGGGCGAGAGGCGCGTGAGGCGAAACGCGCCGCCGCCGGCTAGTGCGACCCGGCGGGCGCGGCGGCGTGCTGTTCCACCGGCACCTTGGCGGGGAACGTGTGCGCGAGGAACCAACCGCCGGCAATGACGGCGGCGATCACCGCAATGGCGACGGCCTTCGGCACCTTCTTCTCACGAGAATCCATCCCGATTTCACGGGTGTAATCACGGCTAACCATACCCGAATATACCGCCCGGAGCGCGGCCGACGGAAATGCTTCGTTGGTGCTGACGGTGATACCGGAAAGGTATGGGACGGGCCCTGTTCACGGAGGTCGCGTTTCATTCGGTAATCGTTTCTCTCGGGCGCCATGAGGCTCTCCGACATCATTGCGGCGGCGTGTTGCGCACGGCCTCGCTCGCTCACGCAAGTCGTCGGAGTCGTGGCCGTCGGCCTCGTGTCGTGGTCCGCGGCCGGCGCCCCACCGCCGGTGGCGCCGGAGGCGACGGTCCGACCGCGCGTGATCGTGACGTCGGACATCGGCGGGACTGATTTCGACGACTTCCAGTCGTTCGTGCACCTGCTGGTGAACGCGGACCGCATTGATCTGGAAGGCATGATCGCGTCGCCCTGGGGCACGGCGCGGAACCGCGTCCGGCACATTCACGAGATGGTCGACGCCTACGCGCAGGACTTCCCGCGGCTGCGGACCTACTCCGACGCGTACCCCACACCGGAGCGGCTGCATGCGATCGCGAAGCAGGGCGGCTCGGATGCGGCTGATCTGCGCGGCTGGGGCAAGCCGACCGAGGGCTCGAACTGGATCATCACGTGCGCGCGCCGCGCGGATCCGCGTCCGCTCTGGGTGCTCGTCTGGGGCGGCATCGATGATCTGGCACAGGCGTTGCACGACGATCCATCGATCACGCCGCAGCTGCGCGTGTACTTCATTGGCGGACCGAATAAGAAGTGGTCGACGACCGCATACGACTACCTTGCGCGGGCGCACCGGAACCTCTGGATCATCGAGGCGAACGCGACCTACCGCGGCTGGTTCACCGGCGGCAACCAGGCGGGCGAGTGGGGCAACGCGGCGTTTGTTTCGACCCACGTGCAAGGCTGCGGCGCGCTCGGCGACACCTTCGTGCGCATCGCGCCCAAGGTGAAGATGGGCGACACGCCGTCGCTCGTGTATCTGTTCGGCGCCGAGCCGGAGAATCCGGCGAAGCCCTCGTGGGGCGGGCAATTCGTGCGGGCGTGGGACCGGCCGCGCTACCGCTTCGATACGCCGCCGAACGCCGCCGACACCGTGGAGACCTACAGCATCGTGGAACTCATGGCGCGGACTCCGACGGCGCCGGGTGCGACGCGCGCCGAACTGATCGTCGACGGGCAGTCTTTCGCCGGCTTCCGGGCGGAGGATGGCACCTGGCGTTTCCTGTTTTCGCCGAAAGAGGCGAAGCGCTGGACCTACCGGATCAAGAGCGACGACGCGCGGCTCGACGGACGGGCTGGGGCGTTCACTTCGGTGCTGCCCTCGCCGGAACGCGCGCGGACGCCGTCGGCTGACTATCCCAACTGGTGGACGGACGACCCGGATCCACGTTGGCGGGAGGGCAACGAGCCGGGCGCGAAGACCGTGAGCCAGTGGCGCGAGGATTTCCTGCGCGACTTCGCGGCGCGGATGCAGCGCTGCAAAGCGCCGGCGCGCTGAACCGCCCCGCCTCCGGCCCGGTGCGCTGCCGCCCGACTTTTTGCAGTTTTTAATCCCGCCATGAGAACGTTTGCCTGCCTGATCCTGCTGCTGTCGCTGCTGCTCCCGTCACTTGGAGCGGTGGAGAAACCGCGCGTGCTGGTCCTGACTGACATCGAGAACGAGCCCGACGACGCGATGTCGATGGTGCGGTTCCTCACGTACGCGAACCAGTACGACATCGAAGGACTCGTCGCGACCACCTCGGTGCATCAGCGGAATCGCGTGGCGCCGGAACGGATCCGGCGGATCGTCACGGCGTATGGGAAGGTGCGCGACAACCTCGAGCGGCATGAGCCCGGCTTCCCGGCGGCGGACGCGCTGCTGAGCCGCGTCAGCGAAGGACTCCCGCTGTGCGGCATGGAAGGCGTGGGGCCGGGCAAGGATTCGCCGGGATCGGAGCTGCTGATACGGGCGGTGGATGCGGCCGACCCGCGGCCACTGTGGGTGCCCGTGTGGGGCGGGCCGAACGTGCTGGCACAGGCGTTGTGGAAAGTCCGCGCGACGCGCCGCGCGGCGGAGGTGCAGCGGTTTGTGGCGCGCCTGCGCGTGTACGCCATCTCGGATCAGGACGACTCGGGCCCCTGGCTGCGGCGGGAGTTTCCCGAGCTGTTCTACATCACGAGCCCCGGCTCGAACGCCGGCGGCGCGTACCATCACGCCACCTGGAGCGGAATCAGCGGAGACACCTTTCACGGCCGGTTTGCCGGGGCTGATTTCTCGCTGGTGACGAACGAATGGCTCGAAACCAACGTGCGCCGGAAGGGCCCGCTCGGGGCGGAGTACCCGCGCTGGGAGTACCTGATGGAAGGCGACACGCCGTCGTTTTTGAACCTGGTAAACAATGGTCTGAGCGTGCCGGAGCATCCCGAGTGGGGCGGGTGGGGTGGACGTTACGAATGCTACACGCCGCGCTTTCAGAAATGGCACCTCCAGCCCGAGACCCGGCCGATCTGGACGGATGCGGACGACGAGGTGCTGGGAGTGGATGGCCGCTGGCACACGGACAATCATGCGACCATCTGGCGCTGGCGGCAGGCGTTCCAGAACGACTTTGCCGCGCGGATGGATTGGACCGTGAAGGCGCCGGCGGAGGCGAATCATCCGCCGGTGGCGAAGCTCGGGCATCCAGCCGAGCTGGTGGCGAAGCGCGGCGCGCGCGTGGATCTGAGCGCGGCGGGCTCGACCGACCCGGACGGCGACGCGCTGGCCTACGAGTGGTTCTACTACGGCGAGGCGGGGACGCTCGCGACCTCGAGCGGACGCTCCGGTCAGCCATTGGAGATTCGAAACTTCGACCAGCCCCAGGCCTGGTTCCTCGTGCCCACGGGTCGCGTCATGCCCCCGGGGACCGGGACCATGCACATCATCCTCGCGGTGACCGACCACGGCTCCCCGCGCCTCACGCGCTACCAGCGCGTGATCGTCACGGTCGTGCCCTGAGGGCTGGCCAGAGGACGGAAGCCGGAGGCCGGAAGCCAGAAGCCGGAGGCCGGAAGCCGGAGGCCAGATGTCAGAGGTCAGACGTCAGAGGTCGGATGTCGGAGGGAAGCGCATATCAGAAGCTCGGTGACCTCCCCGAGGTCTGTGGCCCAACGAATCAACCGGTTTTCTCGGTGTCCTCGGTGTCTCTGTGGTTCATTTCAGATCGATCACCGAGGGGCGGGTCTCGGCCAGATCGCCCAGGCCGCGTGGCGGCTACAGCGCGCGCTTGAGGGCGGCGATGATCTCGGCGTATTCGGGCTCGGCCAGCAGCTTCTTCGTTGCCGGCATCATCTCGAAGGTGGAGCCGAACGAAGCGCCGCCCTCATACTTCGGCACGAGATGCATGTGCAGGTGCGGCAGCTTGTCCGAGGCAATCGGGGAGTTCGCTCACGGTGCCGCTTGCGTAGGCGCGCCCAAAGATCGCAGCAACCGCATTCCCGTCCGAGATAACTAGCCAGATCTGGCTAGTTACGGGCGATAAGTAGCCAGATTTGGCTAGTTATCTCCATTCAAGGGCCGGGCCGGGCTCGTGGACCGACGTGGTTCAGTTGGCGTTCGGCCGGAGGCGGGAGGCGAGGTAGCCGGTGGCGAGGTCGAGATCGAGGTCGGCCACGAGCAGGCCGGCGCGGCCGTAGGGCTGGAAGGCGAGGAGCGTGCCGTCGGGCCGCGCGATGGCGGAGGTCGTGGCCGTGCCGGCGTCGGCGCAGTTCACGCTGGCGAAGTAGCAGGTGTTTTCCGCGGCGCGGCAGAGCATCGCCTTTTCGTGAAAGGTGTTCGCCGGATCGGCGAAACCGGGACGCGCGGGACCGGCCGGGTCGGTGTCGAAATGCGGATGGAAGACGACTTGCGCGCCCTGGCGGGCGGCGGCGCGGACGGTCTCAGGATAGCGCCAGCCCTCGTGGCAGATGACGATGCCGAAGGTGAGCGCGCCGATCTTGAAGACGCGGCGGCCGGCGCCCGGCCGGTAGATGGGCTCCTCGGAAGGGTCGAGCTGCACCTTGTCCTGGAATCCGAGCCGCGAACCGTCGCGATCGAATACCAGCGCCGTGAGCCGCCGATCGCCGTCGACGACGCGCTCCGTGCCGAGGATCACGCCGACCTGCGCGCGGGCCGCCGCGGCGCCGACGCGCGTCCACGCGGCCTCGAGAAAGGCCGGATCGGCCGGTGCGACCGGCTGGTTCGGATACGGGTATCCGGGGATGTAACACTCCGGGAAGCAGACCAGCCCGGCCTGGGCGGCGCCGGCTTCGGCCACGATCTGTTCGGCGAGCGAAACGGACTCCTCGGGGCGGGCGGGAATCCGGGCATTGGCGAGCGCGACGCGAAAGCGGTTCATGCGGCCGAGAACGTGGCGACACCGGCGTGGGGTTCAAGCGGCTCGTCGCGATGTAATAGGTACACGTGGCATCACGACGGCGAGCGCACTGCACGGCCGCGCCTTCCCCGGACCCGGCGCCTGAGGTCGCGGGCGACGATGTAACCCAAGACCGAAGGCAGGATGGTGCGGAACGCACCGCTTGAGTCTCCGACACGCGATACGGCGGGCGTCGTTCGTGTGTACCCGAATGACAAGAAAACCGCAGCCGGTGGGCTGCGGTTGGGAGGAAACGGGAAAATACGCGGTTCGCTTACCGGCCGCCGTGGTAACCGGTACCGGTGCCGCTGCCGGTTCCCCGGCCAGTGCCGTTGACCGGACAGGTGGCCGTTCCGTTGACCGGGCAAGTGGCCGAGCCCGGGCCGGTACCGTCGCAGACGCCGTTGCCGACGGCGAGGCCGAGGCCGCGACCGGGTCCGCGACGCTGGCTGCGGCCCTGGCCGGGCGTCGCGATGACGGCGCTGTAGTCAGCGGCGGCGAGGATCTGGGGCGCGTAGGTGATGCCCTGGCTGGCGAGAGTGCGCGTGAGGGCGGCCAGGTGGTGCCCCGAGGCGCGCTCGAGATTCGCGAGCACGGCACGAGTCGGGTCGTCGGTGGCCGTCGCCTGGAGCTGACGCAGGTCGCGGATGTCGGTCTCCTCGAGGAGCGCGCCAGCCTTGAGCGCGCCGGTGGCGGATTCATTCACCAGGGCCATCAACGCGGTGTGGAGCTCACCCAGGTTGGCGCTCGTGTAGACGCCGGCTTGGGCGGCGGGGAGCGAAACGTTGGCGGTCGTGGCGAGCCGCACGAGCGCGACCTCGTGGCGGGCCTCGGCCTGGGCGATGCGGGTGAACATCGGGAGGTCCCACTTGGCGGCGGCGGCGAGATAGAGGTCGCGTGCCATGCGCTCTTCCTCGACGGCGCCGACGAGCGCAG is a genomic window containing:
- a CDS encoding hybrid sensor histidine kinase/response regulator, which encodes MTPPRQSILVVDDTPANLQLLDGMLKECGYRVRPVTNGAHALRAVRTEPPDLVLLDVTMPEMNGYDVCRQLKADPATADIPVLFISALSETEDKLRAFEAGGVDYVSKPFQFAEVAARVKTHLQLRRQQRELQESLLRERNLERLRDQLTHLIVHDMRSPLLALKLTMDVLQPSAPPEDAELVAGAKAEIEGLVEMVAQLLDVAKMESGTLQPLLTPVNLPELAQSVLAGLKPLVRETEVRFEAPATLTVQADRELIRRVLLNLMTNALKLARRGHVAIRLIPTEGGARIEVQDDGPGIAPELHTVIFEKFGQVEREHAKYGTALGLAFAKMAVEAHYGTIGVTSAEGQGSTFWFTLPANAAPAQ
- a CDS encoding right-handed parallel beta-helix repeat-containing protein is translated as MKPLLPLLLCLAVPPASGTTFHAAPDGAVSQPGTLANAPTTLAKAAGQLRPGDTVILHGGRYALTQTLVLASSGQPGAPLTLEAAPGEHPIIDGSALAPSGSARAITITGNYYVLRGLEITGAYNQGVFIQGSHNQFERCVSHHNGGSGFSVTLEHGETGNAAGERAAFNRFVNCDAHHNFDWYKTRPGGAQYPGTDADGFGCSLSSGQGNSFFGCRSWSNSDDGWDCFESGYGVVIENCWTWSNGVWSDHAEVYQARTGKPLTETLFRGDGNGFKLGGNHSTGGGKCSALSRGTNVLRNGISFGNRATGIDQNNHQDGMYVENCLSFDNRRNINFWNQPNPGRRFVFRNNVLLGRGTAESAIKIPHLAEANTWQGAITATPADFVSLDRADAAAPRHADGSLPDRFGRLRPSSRLIDAGARTEAIADRGYSLPPIPYRGAAPDVGPYETP
- a CDS encoding tetratricopeptide repeat protein — protein: MPPSPARKRLLTWLLAGGSTLLLLGAAWQLGALFWSLRARPTPPPRPLARNSASCQQCHADIHRAWADSHHAKAHRPFDVAQDAEAFTPRALFALHDVTYQLRLDTGKPAFSEQRAGQPADTYTADFVLGHTPLRQYIVPTGRGRYQASEIAYDPARKDWFNVFGNERRQPGEWGHWRGRGMNWNSMCAQCHLTDFAKNYEPATDAYASTWLEHGVGCVQCHDGLTPDHATPGYRTPPALWRQATDRARATETCAPCHARNEVLVGEPRPGLAYFDHFRVTLPVDAATFYPDGQVRDEDFNWTSLLTSRMGGKARVTCLDCHDPHSGKTRLPAATNALCQQCHGQPNPRNAPIIDPLAHSHHKPDSTGNQCVACHMPTTTYMQRDPRHDHGFLKPDPLLTKELGIPNACDRCHADRGIDWQIAANAQWYGAKLDSRQRARARAVAAAQRGAPEAPARLLALIAGEDVPAWKATLLQLTLPWAADPAVTQAAQAARADPHPLVRAEAVRLLAAANAAPESVRAALQDTSRLVRLEAAWALARDLPADAPARADLDAYLRFNADQPLGQVQLGQARAARGETAAAEACFRQAIAWDPNSPGIRETLALFLNEQGDAAGAAAEFWRAAQLAPSNAHLAFEAALTFAASNRLPDAELALREAVRRDAMLHRAWYNLGLLLAQTGRAAEGITALERAEHAAPDVADYPYARATILWGQGQPEAARAAARRALAIDPAYAPARELAR
- a CDS encoding nucleoside hydrolase-like domain-containing protein is translated as MRLSDIIAAACCARPRSLTQVVGVVAVGLVSWSAAGAPPPVAPEATVRPRVIVTSDIGGTDFDDFQSFVHLLVNADRIDLEGMIASPWGTARNRVRHIHEMVDAYAQDFPRLRTYSDAYPTPERLHAIAKQGGSDAADLRGWGKPTEGSNWIITCARRADPRPLWVLVWGGIDDLAQALHDDPSITPQLRVYFIGGPNKKWSTTAYDYLARAHRNLWIIEANATYRGWFTGGNQAGEWGNAAFVSTHVQGCGALGDTFVRIAPKVKMGDTPSLVYLFGAEPENPAKPSWGGQFVRAWDRPRYRFDTPPNAADTVETYSIVELMARTPTAPGATRAELIVDGQSFAGFRAEDGTWRFLFSPKEAKRWTYRIKSDDARLDGRAGAFTSVLPSPERARTPSADYPNWWTDDPDPRWREGNEPGAKTVSQWREDFLRDFAARMQRCKAPAR
- a CDS encoding nucleoside hydrolase-like domain-containing protein, whose product is MRTFACLILLLSLLLPSLGAVEKPRVLVLTDIENEPDDAMSMVRFLTYANQYDIEGLVATTSVHQRNRVAPERIRRIVTAYGKVRDNLERHEPGFPAADALLSRVSEGLPLCGMEGVGPGKDSPGSELLIRAVDAADPRPLWVPVWGGPNVLAQALWKVRATRRAAEVQRFVARLRVYAISDQDDSGPWLRREFPELFYITSPGSNAGGAYHHATWSGISGDTFHGRFAGADFSLVTNEWLETNVRRKGPLGAEYPRWEYLMEGDTPSFLNLVNNGLSVPEHPEWGGWGGRYECYTPRFQKWHLQPETRPIWTDADDEVLGVDGRWHTDNHATIWRWRQAFQNDFAARMDWTVKAPAEANHPPVAKLGHPAELVAKRGARVDLSAAGSTDPDGDALAYEWFYYGEAGTLATSSGRSGQPLEIRNFDQPQAWFLVPTGRVMPPGTGTMHIILAVTDHGSPRLTRYQRVIVTVVP
- a CDS encoding carbon-nitrogen hydrolase family protein; translated protein: MNRFRVALANARIPARPEESVSLAEQIVAEAGAAQAGLVCFPECYIPGYPYPNQPVAPADPAFLEAAWTRVGAAAARAQVGVILGTERVVDGDRRLTALVFDRDGSRLGFQDKVQLDPSEEPIYRPGAGRRVFKIGALTFGIVICHEGWRYPETVRAAARQGAQVVFHPHFDTDPAGPARPGFADPANTFHEKAMLCRAAENTCYFASVNCADAGTATTSAIARPDGTLLAFQPYGRAGLLVADLDLDLATGYLASRLRPNAN
- a CDS encoding DUF2202 domain-containing protein — protein: MKTKLALLLLTPALVFAAPARQGQGAGAGSPANPNPVRPDCPLNTVTAATPTTLPVAALVGAVEEERMARDLYLAAAAKWDLPMFTRIAQAEARHEVALVRLATTANVSLPAAQAGVYTSANLGELHTALMALVNESATGALKAGALLEETDIRDLRQLQATATDDPTRAVLANLERASGHHLAALTRTLASQGITYAPQILAAADYSAVIATPGQGRSQRRGPGRGLGLAVGNGVCDGTGPGSATCPVNGTATCPVNGTGRGTGSGTGTGYHGGR